From one Humulus lupulus chromosome 8, drHumLupu1.1, whole genome shotgun sequence genomic stretch:
- the LOC133796530 gene encoding uncharacterized protein LOC133796530, which yields MGISASKRVKTLLSNSAEFNSACDSVYSYCLSLTQHAFPGVFLYQLNTASEKLYQILTVDQPHPIILKWVSSPPTNSQVDSAIGVVTRRPNKDLGYDEHTIGPNRFKEWAVELFGSAIAANANKAVLRRVPIGVAGIVGVGVVTRSGKDLVGTAIGVYALGIATSIYLGLCSSNK from the coding sequence ATGGGTATATCAGCTTCGAAACGAGTAAAGACTCTTCTTTCCAACTCGGCCGAGTTTAATTCGGCATGCGACTCGGTCTACTCTTACTGCCTCTCACTCACTCAGCATGCTTTTCCAGGTGTCTTTCTCTACCAACTCAACACCGCTTCTGAGAAACTCTATCAGATTCTCACCGTCGATCAACCCCATCCGATCATCCTCAAGTGGGTTTCTTCTCCTCCAACGAATTCACAGGTCGACTCAGCCATCGGAGTCGTAACTCGCCGCCCCAACAAGGATTTGGGCTACGATGAACACACCATTGGGCCGAACCGGTTCAAGGAATGGGCGGTGGAGCTATTTGGGAGTGCGATTGCGGCAAATGCGAATAAAGCGGTGCTCCGCCGAGTTCCGATTGGAGTTGCGGGAATCGTCGGCGTTGGGGTCGTAACTCGGTCCGGGAAAGACTTGGTTGGGACAGCGATTGGAGTTTACGCGCTTGGCATTGCCACTTCTATTTATTTGGGCTTATGTAGTAGCAATAAATAG